The sequence TCGCGATGAACAGCATCGGCGGCTAGCGCCCTGCCGCTAACGGAAGGATCGCAAACTTCCGGAGGCTACACCAGTCGCCACGCGCCGCTGTAGATATTGAATCGGCGATCGCGGACGAAACCCAGCAGTGTCATTCTGAACCGCACCGCCAATTCCACTGCCAGGCTCGACGGCGCTCCAACGGCCACGAGCATCGGGCAACCGGCCATCAAGGTTTTTTGCATCAATTCGAAGCTGGCCCGGCCGCTGACGAGAATTCCCTTGTCGCGAAGCGGCAATCGAGCGGCCCACAACTGCGAGCCGACGAGCTTATCGACCGCGTTGTGCCGGCCGACATCTTCGCGAATCGCGAGCAGATTCCCTTTGGCATCGAAGAGCGCCGCCGCGTGCAAACCGCCCGTTCGATCGAACACGGTCTGCGATTGCCGCAGCTTGTCGGGCAGCCCGTAGATCACGCTCGCCGAAATGCGTGGGGCATGCTCATCGAGCGCGGGAGCTTGTTGCAGCTCGAGCGCTTCGAGCGAACTTTTTCCGCAAACGCCGCAACTCGACGTGGTGTAGAAATGCCGTTCGAGCCGGCCAAGATCCACGGCAACCATCGGTCGCAATTCGATCTGCACGACATTATGCGCCGCCGCCGGCCCGACGGCGGATCCGACCGGCCGAACGGTTTCAATCTCGCCGCCGCCGCGGATGATGCCTTCGGAGAGCAAAAAGCCGGCGGCCAACTCCGCATCTTGCCCGGGTGTGCGCATCGTGATCGAGATGCTGCGTTGTTGCCGCCGATCCGCGGGCCCGTAGCCGAGGCGAATTTCAAGCGGCTCTTCGACGGCGACTTGATCCGGCCGAGCTTCGATCGCCGAGCCTTCGGCGGTCTGTGTTGCCTTCTGAACCGCAACTTGCAGAAAAGCTTGCTCGGTCACGCGATTCGACTCCAGGCGTCGCCACCGGCAAAGGAAAACTCGTCGGGAGGGCCCACCCTTGCTAGCGCTTCGGGCTAACGGGCGCGGTTTGATCCGGAGCAGCAGCCGCAGGTGCGGCGACGAACAGCGGCTCCGCAGTTTTATAGGTGCGATAGACGCCCCACACCAAAGGAACGCCGACGAACGCCCAGGCGAACACCAACCGCGCGAGAACTCCGGCGGAACTCATCGGCATCAACGGTTGGCTTTCGGCGTGTGGCGCGCTCATATATTCTTTCTCACGGATTGGCGAAGGCTCGGCCGAAAAATAGCTTCTCCACAGGCCCCTCTCCCCTTGCGGGAGAGGGCAGGGTGAGGGGTTCAAGAAACGGAAGTTATTTTTCGGCCGAGCCTGGCCGAAGTCTAGTCGAACACACCCGAATGGCGTCAGGCCGGTCGTCTCGCACCGGCCGGCTGCATCTCGGCAACTTGTTGCTCGAAATGATAACGCGGCTTGACCGGCGTAATCAAGAAGTTGCAAACGGCGCCAATCACCAGCAATCCGGCCATGAGGTACATCGTGTAGTCGTAGGAAAGCGATTTCGACACCTTTTGATCGATCAT comes from Pirellulales bacterium and encodes:
- the fdhD gene encoding formate dehydrogenase accessory sulfurtransferase FdhD; this encodes MTEQAFLQVAVQKATQTAEGSAIEARPDQVAVEEPLEIRLGYGPADRRQQRSISITMRTPGQDAELAAGFLLSEGIIRGGGEIETVRPVGSAVGPAAAHNVVQIELRPMVAVDLGRLERHFYTTSSCGVCGKSSLEALELQQAPALDEHAPRISASVIYGLPDKLRQSQTVFDRTGGLHAAALFDAKGNLLAIREDVGRHNAVDKLVGSQLWAARLPLRDKGILVSGRASFELMQKTLMAGCPMLVAVGAPSSLAVELAVRFRMTLLGFVRDRRFNIYSGAWRLV